From the Gordonia bronchialis DSM 43247 genome, one window contains:
- a CDS encoding type II secretion system F family protein yields MTGGSGWVPLLIAGALTCLWWPATHGEHRLRVHRRMRRPTDLRPMLLGVVPLAAVLFGGVAAAVAAAVVVAVVAWRQRRRRSERDADRRIDDMTRALSMMISELSVGTPPNRAAQVAVVELRRRGGDCQVADGLEGMACRAELGGAVIDAAEKWDATWGPVSWQRIGVAWQTAERHGLPMADLLGALRSDLLARRAFVDRTRAGLAGPRATALVLAGLPVLGIALGQATGARPLGVLLGGGIGGLLLVIGTSLAATGLVWTERLTARVLTP; encoded by the coding sequence ATGACGGGAGGGTCGGGGTGGGTGCCGTTGCTCATCGCCGGCGCGCTGACCTGCCTGTGGTGGCCGGCAACGCACGGCGAACATCGGTTGCGTGTCCACCGGAGGATGCGGCGCCCCACCGACCTGCGGCCGATGCTGCTGGGTGTGGTTCCGTTGGCTGCCGTGCTCTTCGGCGGGGTCGCGGCCGCGGTGGCTGCCGCGGTGGTGGTGGCCGTCGTCGCCTGGCGGCAGCGGCGTCGACGTTCCGAACGAGACGCCGACCGTCGGATCGACGACATGACGCGTGCGTTGTCGATGATGATCTCGGAACTGTCGGTGGGTACCCCACCGAATCGTGCGGCGCAGGTCGCCGTCGTCGAATTGCGCAGACGCGGAGGCGATTGCCAGGTCGCCGATGGGCTGGAGGGAATGGCGTGCCGGGCCGAACTCGGTGGGGCGGTCATCGACGCCGCCGAGAAGTGGGACGCGACGTGGGGGCCCGTGTCGTGGCAGCGGATCGGGGTGGCGTGGCAGACCGCGGAACGGCACGGCCTGCCGATGGCGGACCTGCTCGGTGCACTGCGCTCGGATCTGTTGGCACGCAGGGCATTCGTCGATCGGACCCGCGCCGGATTGGCCGGCCCACGGGCGACCGCGCTGGTACTCGCCGGGCTACCGGTGCTCGGTATCGCACTCGGCCAGGCCACCGGCGCTCGACCGTTGGGTGTCTTGCTCGGCGGTGGGATCGGTGGACTGCTGCTCGTGATCGGGACCTCGCTCGCGGCGACCGGACTCGTCTGGACCGAACGTCTCACCGCGCGGGTGCTGACCCCGTGA
- a CDS encoding type II secretion system F family protein, whose protein sequence is MVAGAAAVLWPAPRWLLYRVVDPPPAPTREPRWLGVRSDSDDPFAVAAAFDLFAVCLRAGLPVGTAAATVAASAPASLAGPLTEVADLLGLGADPDTAWSVLTASDTPVVGAQPHLDALASMARRSARAGSSLAAGLAELADETRRQAHDTATAAAERAGVAISGPLGLCFLPAFVCLGIVPVVIGLASTVLGGM, encoded by the coding sequence ATGGTGGCGGGCGCGGCGGCCGTGCTCTGGCCGGCACCACGATGGCTGCTGTACCGGGTCGTCGACCCGCCGCCGGCACCCACGCGGGAGCCGCGATGGCTCGGCGTCCGGTCGGACTCCGACGACCCCTTCGCGGTGGCGGCCGCCTTCGACCTGTTCGCGGTCTGTCTACGCGCCGGACTCCCGGTGGGGACCGCCGCGGCCACCGTCGCCGCCTCGGCGCCGGCCTCGCTGGCCGGCCCGCTCACCGAGGTGGCCGATCTACTCGGCCTCGGTGCCGACCCGGACACCGCGTGGTCGGTGCTCACCGCGTCGGACACGCCCGTCGTCGGTGCGCAGCCGCACCTCGACGCGCTGGCATCGATGGCCCGACGCAGTGCCCGGGCCGGGTCGTCGTTGGCGGCCGGTCTCGCCGAACTCGCCGACGAGACCCGACGTCAGGCGCACGACACCGCCACCGCCGCCGCGGAACGCGCCGGTGTGGCCATCAGCGGGCCGCTCGGGCTGTGCTTCTTGCCGGCCTTCGTCTGCCTGGGCATCGTGCCGGTCGTCATCGGGTTGGCGTCGACGGTGCTGGGCGGGATGTGA
- a CDS encoding cold-shock protein, protein MAQGTVKWFNGEKGFGFIAPDDQGADVFVHFSAIQGSGFRNLEEAQRVEFDVEQGAKGLQATNVSVI, encoded by the coding sequence ATGGCACAAGGAACCGTCAAGTGGTTCAACGGCGAAAAGGGCTTCGGCTTCATCGCTCCCGACGATCAGGGCGCAGACGTCTTCGTCCACTTCTCTGCGATTCAGGGCAGCGGCTTCCGCAACCTTGAAGAGGCACAGCGGGTCGAGTTCGACGTCGAGCAGGGAGCCAAGGGGCTCCAGGCCACCAACGTCTCCGTCATCTGA
- a CDS encoding PDDEXK family nuclease: protein MSTRSSAPRESAIERHLVQRCAEIGVLCLKFTSPGHVGVPDRVLMGHDANDDSVTLFVEVKRPDEAPRPSQVAMIRRMRDHGQHAVVADSKASVDALISDYFTHPTVPIAKRDPHAAPLPGRTGAVITALR from the coding sequence ATGAGCACCCGATCCAGCGCGCCCCGCGAATCCGCCATCGAGCGGCATCTCGTCCAGCGCTGCGCCGAGATCGGCGTCCTCTGCCTGAAGTTCACGTCACCAGGGCACGTCGGCGTACCCGACCGAGTCCTGATGGGCCACGACGCCAACGACGACTCGGTAACCCTGTTCGTCGAGGTCAAGCGGCCCGACGAGGCGCCCCGCCCCAGCCAGGTCGCGATGATCCGGAGGATGCGCGACCACGGCCAGCACGCGGTGGTCGCCGACAGCAAGGCATCCGTCGACGCTCTCATCAGTGACTACTTCACTCACCCCACGGTTCCCATCGCCAAACGCGACCCTCACGCAGCCCCGCTGCCCGGTCGCACCGGGGCCGTCATCACCGCACTGAGATAG
- a CDS encoding antirestriction protein ArdA, whose protein sequence is MTTAHDRPAVDEPRVWIGCLECYNAGRLVGDWYDCADAAEVTTSQLHGRPIREHTHEELWCLDTDNIPVDREMSPVEAGEWAETYDEVGPEQWPALCAWVRSGSYVAQGDSDLPCVGDFEERYAGEWDSFRDYAFQLAEDLALFDGLDDDHVAVRYFNWDSWISDLESDFTVVPTGHGGVHVFRSL, encoded by the coding sequence ATGACCACCGCCCACGACCGCCCCGCCGTCGACGAGCCGCGAGTCTGGATCGGGTGCTTGGAGTGCTACAACGCCGGCCGACTCGTCGGCGACTGGTACGACTGTGCCGACGCTGCCGAGGTCACCACCTCCCAGCTGCACGGTCGGCCGATCCGCGAGCACACGCACGAAGAGCTATGGTGCCTCGACACCGACAACATCCCGGTGGACCGCGAGATGTCGCCGGTGGAGGCCGGCGAGTGGGCCGAGACGTACGACGAGGTCGGCCCCGAGCAGTGGCCAGCACTGTGCGCCTGGGTCCGGTCGGGGAGCTACGTCGCTCAGGGCGACAGCGACCTTCCCTGTGTCGGCGACTTCGAGGAGCGCTACGCGGGAGAGTGGGATAGCTTTCGCGACTACGCATTCCAGCTCGCTGAGGATCTCGCATTGTTCGACGGCCTCGACGACGACCACGTCGCCGTCAGGTACTTCAACTGGGACAGCTGGATCTCCGACCTCGAATCCGACTTCACCGTCGTTCCCACAGGTCACGGAGGCGTCCACGTCTTCCGGAGCCTGTGA
- a CDS encoding very short patch repair endonuclease has protein sequence MAGMGESWASSPAARASMRGNRRRDTRPELEVRRLLHAMGLRYRVDLAPLPESRRNRADIVFIRARVAVFIDGCYWHKCPDHYRPARRNANFWSAKIEGNRERDRRVTAMLEGAGWTVLRFWEHEPAAEVADAVADEVRAHAPVDRRTADGPGPG, from the coding sequence ATGGCTGGTATGGGCGAGAGCTGGGCGTCGAGCCCCGCGGCGCGGGCCTCGATGCGGGGCAACCGCCGCCGCGACACCCGGCCGGAGCTGGAGGTGCGCCGGCTCCTGCACGCGATGGGGCTGCGCTACCGGGTCGACCTCGCGCCCCTGCCCGAGTCCCGACGGAATCGCGCCGACATCGTGTTCATCCGAGCGCGGGTCGCGGTGTTCATCGACGGGTGCTACTGGCACAAGTGCCCGGATCACTACCGCCCCGCGCGGAGGAACGCGAACTTCTGGTCGGCGAAGATCGAGGGGAATCGCGAGCGGGACAGGCGCGTAACCGCGATGCTGGAGGGGGCAGGCTGGACCGTGCTGCGGTTCTGGGAGCACGAACCGGCGGCGGAGGTCGCCGACGCCGTCGCGGACGAGGTCCGCGCCCATGCGCCTGTGGACCGACGAACGGCCGACGGTCCCGGCCCGGGATAG
- a CDS encoding DNA cytosine methyltransferase, with protein sequence MRSVELFAGGGGLTLGTHLAGFTTEVVAEWDRWSCDTLRENRDGGYPLVRDIDVEEGDVRYVDWSSVPEGIDLVSGGPPCQPFSAGGKGAAADDKRDMFPATAEVIRQLRPRAFIVENVRGLTRSAFSDYYSYIQLRLGHPEIVAKAGESWGDHFARLQAEHTSVRSDLQYKVMPTLVNAADYGVPQQRWRVFFVGFRSDVDAEWSFPSPTHSAAALRAAQDNGSYWEWHKVAKKYRTPTVRTAALVDGPLKPWRTVRDALRGLPEPTRNGSTKYLNHVLQPGARSYPGHTGSYIDAPAKALKAGVHGVPGGENMLRDVDGSVRYFTVREAARLQTFPDRYRLHGPWSEAMRQLGNAVPVMLAETVALSVREHLDVADFNAARAQAVSRQRAKRGSASA encoded by the coding sequence ATGCGAAGTGTCGAGCTGTTCGCCGGCGGGGGCGGTCTGACGCTCGGGACCCACCTGGCCGGGTTCACCACCGAGGTCGTGGCCGAGTGGGACCGGTGGTCCTGCGACACCCTGCGCGAGAACCGCGACGGCGGCTACCCACTCGTCCGCGACATCGACGTCGAGGAGGGCGACGTCCGCTATGTCGATTGGTCGAGCGTCCCCGAGGGAATCGACCTGGTCAGCGGGGGGCCGCCGTGCCAGCCGTTCTCCGCCGGCGGCAAGGGCGCCGCCGCCGACGACAAGCGCGACATGTTCCCGGCCACCGCCGAGGTCATCCGCCAACTCCGTCCCCGCGCGTTCATCGTCGAGAACGTCCGCGGTCTGACCCGCTCGGCGTTCTCCGACTACTACAGCTACATCCAGCTGCGCCTGGGCCACCCCGAGATCGTGGCCAAGGCGGGCGAATCCTGGGGTGACCACTTCGCGCGTCTGCAAGCCGAGCACACCTCCGTGCGCTCCGACCTCCAGTACAAGGTAATGCCGACCCTGGTCAACGCCGCCGACTATGGTGTGCCACAGCAGCGTTGGCGCGTGTTCTTCGTCGGTTTCCGTTCCGACGTCGACGCCGAGTGGAGCTTCCCGTCGCCCACGCACTCCGCGGCGGCGCTGCGCGCCGCGCAGGACAACGGCTCCTATTGGGAATGGCACAAGGTCGCCAAGAAGTACCGAACCCCCACGGTGCGGACCGCCGCGCTCGTCGATGGCCCGCTCAAGCCGTGGCGGACGGTCCGCGACGCGCTGCGCGGGTTGCCCGAACCCACGCGCAACGGGAGTACCAAGTACCTCAACCACGTGCTGCAGCCGGGAGCCAGGTCCTACCCCGGACACACCGGCTCCTACATCGACGCCCCGGCCAAGGCGCTCAAGGCCGGCGTCCACGGCGTGCCCGGCGGCGAGAACATGCTGCGCGACGTCGACGGCTCGGTGCGGTACTTCACCGTCCGCGAGGCGGCCCGCCTGCAGACCTTCCCCGACCGCTACCGACTGCACGGTCCGTGGTCCGAGGCGATGCGCCAACTCGGCAACGCGGTTCCGGTGATGCTGGCCGAGACCGTGGCCCTGTCGGTCCGCGAGCACCTGGACGTCGCCGACTTCAACGCGGCCAGGGCTCAGGCGGTGTCGCGCCAGAGGGCCAAGCGCGGTTCGGCGAGCGCGTGA
- a CDS encoding Eco29kI family restriction endonuclease: protein MSAPFNPLDMGNLAKSVVNQIEEMEPVPLDDVKAFYGAGVYALYYTGDFPAYAELAAANAESLVQPIYVGKAVPKGGRRGLEAVSHTDTKTLSSRIREHAKSVRAAENLDIADFRARWLVVEDIWIALGESAMIRRYRPVWNAVLDGFGNHDPGSGRVNGKRSMWDTLHPGRPWATKYPERDDTAAQIAQDVTQYIADRLN from the coding sequence GTGAGCGCGCCGTTCAACCCCCTCGACATGGGCAACCTCGCGAAATCGGTCGTCAACCAGATCGAGGAGATGGAACCGGTCCCGCTCGACGACGTCAAGGCCTTCTACGGGGCCGGTGTCTACGCGCTGTATTATACCGGCGATTTCCCCGCCTACGCCGAACTGGCCGCCGCGAACGCCGAGTCGCTGGTTCAGCCGATCTACGTCGGCAAGGCCGTGCCCAAGGGCGGTCGCCGCGGCCTGGAAGCCGTGTCGCACACCGACACCAAGACACTGTCGTCGCGAATCCGCGAGCACGCGAAGAGCGTCCGCGCCGCCGAGAACCTCGACATCGCCGACTTCCGCGCGCGCTGGCTCGTCGTCGAGGACATCTGGATCGCCCTCGGCGAGTCCGCGATGATCCGCCGCTACCGGCCCGTGTGGAACGCGGTTCTCGACGGCTTCGGCAATCATGATCCCGGCAGCGGCCGCGTCAACGGCAAGCGCTCTATGTGGGACACCCTGCATCCGGGGAGGCCGTGGGCCACCAAATACCCCGAGCGCGACGACACCGCCGCCCAGATCGCCCAGGACGTCACGCAGTACATCGCCGACCGCCTCAACTGA
- a CDS encoding Eco29kI family restriction endonuclease, with amino-acid sequence MGRKNLTKTAAIQELIDALNSAVTLSGQLDGWDAPVKNDRAAIVAARDHLIRTVDGQLYRHEMPAGVFNPADPGLFGLVAAVGLVHQDLEPLNDIVKTYGSGVYALYYRGDNDLYRPLLGTQTPIYVGKTKTPTSGVLVEQGVALTDRLTKHFKSIGWGHGLDVDDFDYRRLVIAPGWEPVTEGALINLFRPVWNKRAASKDPVTGRAVRYVHGFGKNGDDADTRNNGRSPWDTLHPGRPWANDKDPTRPTKNQMERAEIEALIAKHFADNPPIAKADDVVKRLVDSMTRGEAPPIVEDDEDES; translated from the coding sequence ATGGGACGGAAGAACCTGACGAAGACCGCGGCGATCCAGGAGCTGATCGACGCGCTGAACTCGGCGGTGACCCTAAGCGGACAACTCGACGGTTGGGACGCCCCCGTCAAGAACGACCGGGCGGCGATCGTGGCGGCGCGCGATCACCTCATCAGGACCGTGGATGGCCAGTTGTACAGACACGAGATGCCGGCGGGCGTGTTCAATCCCGCCGACCCCGGACTGTTTGGGCTCGTCGCGGCGGTGGGCCTGGTGCATCAGGATCTCGAACCCCTCAACGACATCGTCAAGACCTATGGGTCCGGGGTCTATGCGCTGTACTACCGGGGTGACAATGACCTGTATCGACCGTTGCTCGGCACTCAGACGCCCATCTATGTCGGGAAGACGAAGACGCCCACGTCCGGCGTTCTCGTCGAGCAGGGTGTCGCGCTCACCGACCGCCTGACCAAGCACTTCAAATCCATCGGCTGGGGCCACGGTCTCGACGTCGATGACTTCGACTATCGGCGCCTAGTCATCGCCCCCGGCTGGGAGCCGGTGACCGAGGGTGCTCTGATCAACCTGTTCCGCCCGGTGTGGAACAAGCGGGCGGCGTCCAAAGACCCGGTGACCGGGAGGGCGGTGAGATACGTCCATGGGTTCGGCAAGAACGGTGATGACGCGGACACGCGGAACAACGGAAGGTCTCCGTGGGACACCCTGCATCCGGGACGCCCTTGGGCGAACGACAAGGACCCGACGAGACCGACAAAGAACCAAATGGAGCGTGCAGAGATCGAGGCGCTGATCGCCAAACACTTCGCCGATAACCCGCCGATCGCGAAGGCGGATGACGTCGTCAAGAGGTTGGTGGACAGCATGACTCGGGGCGAGGCGCCGCCGATCGTCGAGGATGACGAGGACGAGAGCTGA